The stretch of DNA CTCACCCTCGCCAGAAGCCGCATCACCGATGTGGATGTGGCGGTGGAAGCCACCGAATTTGCCCGCCGCCAAATCCTCGTGCAATCCGGCACCCAAATGCTGACCGAAGCCAATAGTCTGCCCCGAATGGCATTGCAATTGTTGAAAGGCTTAAGTCGCTAATGTAGCCTGGGCCACCGGCCCGGACTACATTCGGTGGACGTTTTCTTTTTTTATCGGTAGGCTTTTCCGCGTATGGGATTTTTTGGTAAATTATTTGGGGGGAACGCTGAAGCGCCGGAATCAGAGTC from Limisphaerales bacterium encodes:
- a CDS encoding flagellin; the protein is LTLARSRITDVDVAVEATEFARRQILVQSGTQMLTEANSLPRMALQLLKGLSR